One region of Juglans microcarpa x Juglans regia isolate MS1-56 chromosome 7S, Jm3101_v1.0, whole genome shotgun sequence genomic DNA includes:
- the LOC121240250 gene encoding uncharacterized protein LOC121240250: METKSTAFSAAVPLLELLDKHNYAKWAIRVRTYLEGQDLWEDIINDNENATPLHEDDDDEDAIKVRRRRNFMALHVIQTSCGPDAFSEISTIRSADTAWQTLKTKYLLDKGNINIDKSYLQYADLYMAVHDGNWTAAKEFLESQPEAVRMAITYEGETALHVAVTFGHARIVEKLVDSELMSEEDLGIEDGDGYTALMKALVYGRSELARYLYTRTVLLKDLVLAEQGLKGAMLLTRAIYSRNLDLALDLIRHYPRLTLALDDRGESPLLALASMRHAFRSGKRLGCWKKWIYSRRRIDQPAPSTSCFETRLNISNVQNGRQRNQVQAIELVPAVLFRHLVSTTVRKYLLVPAVGLHDLVSSLLGIVLSPLHQNHILIIFI; this comes from the exons AAATGGGCGATTCGGGTGCGAACCTACTTGGAGGGTCAAGATCTCTGGGAGGACATAATTAACGATAACGAAAACGCAACGCCTTTacatgaagatgatgatgatgaagatgctATTAAAGTTCGGAGAAGGAGGAACTTCATGGCTTTACATGTGATCCAGACTTCATGCGGTCCAGATGCATTTTCCGAGATTAGCACAATTCGTTCAGCCGACACTGCTTGGCAAACTTTGAAAACGAAGTATCTGCTTG ATAAGGGCAACATTAACATTGACAAGAGCTATCTTCAGTATGCGGACTTGTACATGGCTGTGCATGATGGTAATTGGACTGCTGCAAAGGAGTTTCTTGAGTCTCAACCAGAGGCAGTAAGAATGGCAATCACATATGAAGGCGAAACGGCTCTTCACGTTGCTGTTACTTTTGGACATGCTCGTATAGTCGAGAAGTTGGTGGATTCAGAGCTAATGTCGGAAGAAGACTTGGGAATTGAAGATGGTGACGGGTACACAGCTCTAATGAAGGCTCTTGTATATGGAAGATCCGAACTGGCGCGCTATTTGTATACTCGCACTGTTCTGCTGAAGGATCTGGTGCTTGCAGAACAAGGCCTCAAAGGAGCTATGCTTCTTACCCGTGCAATATATTCCAGAAATTTGG ATCTTGCTTTGGATTTAATCCGGCATTACCCACGTTTGACACTTGCTCTTGACGACCGCGGCGAGTCCCCCCTCTTAGCATTGGCTTCTATGCGCCACGCATTTCGGAGTGGAAAGCGACTCGGGTGTTGGAAAAAATGGATCTATTCCC GTAGACGCATTGATCAACCGGCTCCTTCAACCAGCTGCTTTGAAACTCGTTTGAACATTTCCAACGTTCAAAATGGCCGCCAACGCAATCAAGTTCAAGCGATCGAGTTAG TGCCAGCAGTACTGTTTCGCCATCTAGTTTCAACGACTGTCCGCAAGTACTTGTTGG TGCCAGCAGTAGGGTTGCACGATCTAGTTTCATCATTGTTGGGTATAGTACTGTCTCCACTCCatcaaaatcatatcttgataatttttatttga